The region TGCAGCCTCCCTGCGTATTTGCTTCTACTTCACCATTTGTTCCAGGCGCCCGATTTCGTCCCTGAGCTCTGCGGCCCGCTCGAACTCCAGGTCCTTCGCCGCGTCCCGCATCGCCGCCCGCAGCTCTTCGAGAAGGTCCTTTTTCTGATCGTCGGTCATGTATTTGAGGATCGATTCCGCCACGAGAGGGGTTTTCTCCCTCTCGCGCCGGGCATCCCGGGAGTTCTTCATGTCGGCGACGGCGGTGCCTGCCATCACCTCCTCCTCTGTCTTGTAGATCGTCTTCGGAACGATCCCGTGTTCCGAATTGTACTCCACCTGCTTGATTCGGCGCCTCCTCGTTTCATCCAGCATCCGCTGCATTGACCCGGTGACGTTGTCGGCGTAGAGGATCACCCTGCCGTTGACGTTCCGCGCCGTCCGGCCCGCGGTCTGGATCAGGGACCGGTCGGACCGGAGGAAGCCCTCCTTGTCGGCGTCGAGGATCGCGACCAGCGACACCTCGGGGAGGTCGAGGCCTTCGCGCAGGAGGTTGATGCCGACCAGCACGTCGAACTCGCCGAGCCGGAGCGCGCGCAGGATCTCGACCCGCTCGAGCGTGTCGACCTCGCTGTGCAGGTAGCGCACGCGCAT is a window of Bacteroidota bacterium DNA encoding:
- a CDS encoding helicase-related protein translates to VVYMSATPGDYELRVSRRVVEQIVRPTGLIDPHVEIRPTKGQVDDLIEQIRARAEQNQRVLVTTLTKKMAEDLTEYLLELGMRVRYLHSEVDTLERVEILRALRLGEFDVLVGINLLREGLDLPEVSLVAILDADKEGFLRSDRSLIQTAGRTARNVNGRVILYADNVTGSMQRMLDETRRRRIKQVEYNSEHGIVPKTIYKTEEEVMAGTAVADMKNSRDARREREKTPLVAESILKYMTDDQKKDLLEELRAAMRDAAKDLEFERAAELRDEIGRLEQMVK